A region of Lycium barbarum isolate Lr01 chromosome 3, ASM1917538v2, whole genome shotgun sequence DNA encodes the following proteins:
- the LOC132631175 gene encoding uncharacterized protein LOC132631175 isoform X1, whose amino-acid sequence MEEEKKKRKNKKKKNKQTKGIENNAVGAEESASSNQNHAAEIRGSESHTDGTSGIDEDFNRHDTDGAKVATFEEKIKQLQQDKVVHMQKEAIFEEKLKQLAQEKDASLLKEASFEEKIMQSQKEISSLRRQEANQVEKIRELHMEKDVYLQKEAEFEMKNSQLQSEKDSWLQKEAGLEKRNNELVDEVEKLNSKRVMNPEVSLEKKVKEMEKETENRVQKEVGLEERISLMVGEVENLNSVRVSLEEKVKEMEKERDNWIQKEKSFREIISSLSGDNALLEAQVKEFEELRTNIVQENQLLKENVQVLQTQVSNLEKSAALPYSPTGSKMNTPENGDPNSEGVATQALVDKLVDKNAELVEKVNKLYVELERRGPPMEVSSFLGSDIITRSSEAARVANESALGSHKMPGAVQEHEVDYATEPKSKPSKAVLQSGETLQSPKDAIDKAASDHEHVTKIDSRIDVNSSEIESDEIVQIPLDENEVQSADLEAANVDHGEEEVPLSNAPLIGAPFRLISFFARYVSGADLVNKNTTSN is encoded by the exons AtggaagaagagaagaagaagaggaagaacaaaaaaaagaagaataaacaAACCAAGGGGATAGAAAATAATGCCGTTGGTGCAGAAGAATCAGCTTCCTCCAATCAAAACCATGCTGCTGAAATACGTGGCTCTGAATCACATACTGATGGTACTTCGGGAATAGATGAGGATTTTAATAGACATGATACTGATGGTGCCAAAGTC GCCACCTTTGAAGAGAAGATTAAACAATTACAGCAAGACAAAGTGGTACATATGCAAAAGGAG GCTATCTTCGAGGAGAAACTTAAACAATTAGCACAGGAAAAAGATGCCAGTTTACTGAAGGAG GCTAGCTTTGAGGAGAAAATCATGCAATCGCAAAAAGAAATTAGCAGTCTCAGGAGGCAAGAG GCTAACCAAGTAGAAAAGATACGAGAATTACATATGGAGAAGGATGTTTACTTGCAGAAAGAG GCTGAGTTTGAGATGAAGAATTCCCAATTACAAAGTGAAAAGGATTCCTGGCTTCAAAAGGAG GCTGGCTTAGAGAAAAGAAATAATGAGTTGGTGGATGAAGTGGAGAAATTGAATTCAAAGAGGGTAATGAATCCTGAA GTCAGTTTGGAGAAAAAAGTAAAAGAGATGGAGAAGGAAACAGAAAACAGGGTCCAGAAGGAG GTTGGCTTGGAGGAAAGAATCAGTCTTATGGTGGGTGAAGTGGAAAATTTGAATTCAGTGAGG GTGAGCTTGGAGGAAAAAGTAAAAGAGATGGAGAAGGAAAGAGATAACTGGATCCAAAAGGAG AAGTCATTCAGAGAAATAATTTCCAGCCTGAGTGGTGATAATGCACTCTTAGAGGCGCAG GTGAAGGAGTTCGAAGAGCTGAGGACCAATATTGTACAAGAAAATCAGTTACTGAAAGAAAATGTACAAGTTCTGCAGACGCAAGTCTCTAACCTTGAGAAGAGTGCTGCACTTCCTTATTCACCAACTGGGAGCAAAATG AATACTCCTGAAAATGGGGATCCGAATTCTGAAGGAGTTGCTACCCAAGCATTGGTGGACAAATTGGTTGATAAAAATGCGGAGCTCGTGGAAAAG GTGAACAAGTTATATGTGGAGCTCGAACGAAGAGGTCCCCCAATGGAGGTATCTTCATTTTTAGGCTCTGATATAATTACCAGAAGCTCTGAGGCAGCTCGTGTTGCCAATGAATCAGCCCTTGGGTCACATAAAATGCCTGGAGCTGTTCAGGAGCATGAAGTTGATTATGCTACAGAGCCAAAATCTAAGCCCAGTAAAGCAGTATTGCAGTCAGGTGAGACGCTGCAATCTCCAAAAGACGCCATCGACAAAGCTGCGAGCGATCATGAGCATGTGACTAAGATAGATAGCAGAATTGATGTAAATTCATCAGAAATCGAGTCTGATGAAATAGTGCAGATACCTTTAGACGAGAATGAAGTTCAGTCAGCAGATTTGGAGGCCGCAAATGTGGATCACGGTGAGGAGGAGGTTCCCCTCTCTAATGCACCGTTAATTGGTGCTCCGTTCCGTTTGATATCCTTTTTTGCTAGATACGTGAGTGGTGCTGATTTGGTTAATAAGAACACAACCTCAAACTGA
- the LOC132631175 gene encoding uncharacterized protein LOC132631175 isoform X2, translated as MEEEKKKRKNKKKKNKQTKGIENNAVGAEESASSNQNHAAEIRGSESHTDGTSGIDEDFNRHDTDGAKVATFEEKIKQLQQDKVVHMQKEAIFEEKLKQLAQEKDASLLKEASFEEKIMQSQKEISSLRRQEANQVEKIRELHMEKDVYLQKEAEFEMKNSQLQSEKDSWLQKEAGLEKRNNELVDEVEKLNSKRVMNPEVSLEKKVKEMEKETENRVQKEVGLEERISLMVGEVENLNSVRVSLEEKVKEMEKERDNWIQKEKSFREIISSLSGDNALLEAQVKEFEELRTNIVQENQLLKENVQVLQTQVSNLEKSAALPYSPTGSKMNTPENGDPNSEGVATQALVDKLVDKNAELVEKLYVELERRGPPMEVSSFLGSDIITRSSEAARVANESALGSHKMPGAVQEHEVDYATEPKSKPSKAVLQSGETLQSPKDAIDKAASDHEHVTKIDSRIDVNSSEIESDEIVQIPLDENEVQSADLEAANVDHGEEEVPLSNAPLIGAPFRLISFFARYVSGADLVNKNTTSN; from the exons AtggaagaagagaagaagaagaggaagaacaaaaaaaagaagaataaacaAACCAAGGGGATAGAAAATAATGCCGTTGGTGCAGAAGAATCAGCTTCCTCCAATCAAAACCATGCTGCTGAAATACGTGGCTCTGAATCACATACTGATGGTACTTCGGGAATAGATGAGGATTTTAATAGACATGATACTGATGGTGCCAAAGTC GCCACCTTTGAAGAGAAGATTAAACAATTACAGCAAGACAAAGTGGTACATATGCAAAAGGAG GCTATCTTCGAGGAGAAACTTAAACAATTAGCACAGGAAAAAGATGCCAGTTTACTGAAGGAG GCTAGCTTTGAGGAGAAAATCATGCAATCGCAAAAAGAAATTAGCAGTCTCAGGAGGCAAGAG GCTAACCAAGTAGAAAAGATACGAGAATTACATATGGAGAAGGATGTTTACTTGCAGAAAGAG GCTGAGTTTGAGATGAAGAATTCCCAATTACAAAGTGAAAAGGATTCCTGGCTTCAAAAGGAG GCTGGCTTAGAGAAAAGAAATAATGAGTTGGTGGATGAAGTGGAGAAATTGAATTCAAAGAGGGTAATGAATCCTGAA GTCAGTTTGGAGAAAAAAGTAAAAGAGATGGAGAAGGAAACAGAAAACAGGGTCCAGAAGGAG GTTGGCTTGGAGGAAAGAATCAGTCTTATGGTGGGTGAAGTGGAAAATTTGAATTCAGTGAGG GTGAGCTTGGAGGAAAAAGTAAAAGAGATGGAGAAGGAAAGAGATAACTGGATCCAAAAGGAG AAGTCATTCAGAGAAATAATTTCCAGCCTGAGTGGTGATAATGCACTCTTAGAGGCGCAG GTGAAGGAGTTCGAAGAGCTGAGGACCAATATTGTACAAGAAAATCAGTTACTGAAAGAAAATGTACAAGTTCTGCAGACGCAAGTCTCTAACCTTGAGAAGAGTGCTGCACTTCCTTATTCACCAACTGGGAGCAAAATG AATACTCCTGAAAATGGGGATCCGAATTCTGAAGGAGTTGCTACCCAAGCATTGGTGGACAAATTGGTTGATAAAAATGCGGAGCTCGTGGAAAAG TTATATGTGGAGCTCGAACGAAGAGGTCCCCCAATGGAGGTATCTTCATTTTTAGGCTCTGATATAATTACCAGAAGCTCTGAGGCAGCTCGTGTTGCCAATGAATCAGCCCTTGGGTCACATAAAATGCCTGGAGCTGTTCAGGAGCATGAAGTTGATTATGCTACAGAGCCAAAATCTAAGCCCAGTAAAGCAGTATTGCAGTCAGGTGAGACGCTGCAATCTCCAAAAGACGCCATCGACAAAGCTGCGAGCGATCATGAGCATGTGACTAAGATAGATAGCAGAATTGATGTAAATTCATCAGAAATCGAGTCTGATGAAATAGTGCAGATACCTTTAGACGAGAATGAAGTTCAGTCAGCAGATTTGGAGGCCGCAAATGTGGATCACGGTGAGGAGGAGGTTCCCCTCTCTAATGCACCGTTAATTGGTGCTCCGTTCCGTTTGATATCCTTTTTTGCTAGATACGTGAGTGGTGCTGATTTGGTTAATAAGAACACAACCTCAAACTGA
- the LOC132631175 gene encoding kinesin-like protein KIN-14O isoform X4, which yields MEEEKKKRKNKKKKNKQTKGIENNAVGAEESASSNQNHAAEIRGSESHTDGTSGIDEDFNRHDTDGAKVATFEEKIKQLQQDKVVHMQKEAIFEEKLKQLAQEKDASLLKEASFEEKIMQSQKEISSLRRQEANQVEKIRELHMEKDVYLQKEAEFEMKNSQLQSEKDSWLQKEAGLEKRNNELVDEVEKLNSKRVGLEERISLMVGEVENLNSVRVSLEEKVKEMEKERDNWIQKEKSFREIISSLSGDNALLEAQVKEFEELRTNIVQENQLLKENVQVLQTQVSNLEKSAALPYSPTGSKMNTPENGDPNSEGVATQALVDKLVDKNAELVEKVNKLYVELERRGPPMEVSSFLGSDIITRSSEAARVANESALGSHKMPGAVQEHEVDYATEPKSKPSKAVLQSGETLQSPKDAIDKAASDHEHVTKIDSRIDVNSSEIESDEIVQIPLDENEVQSADLEAANVDHGEEEVPLSNAPLIGAPFRLISFFARYVSGADLVNKNTTSN from the exons AtggaagaagagaagaagaagaggaagaacaaaaaaaagaagaataaacaAACCAAGGGGATAGAAAATAATGCCGTTGGTGCAGAAGAATCAGCTTCCTCCAATCAAAACCATGCTGCTGAAATACGTGGCTCTGAATCACATACTGATGGTACTTCGGGAATAGATGAGGATTTTAATAGACATGATACTGATGGTGCCAAAGTC GCCACCTTTGAAGAGAAGATTAAACAATTACAGCAAGACAAAGTGGTACATATGCAAAAGGAG GCTATCTTCGAGGAGAAACTTAAACAATTAGCACAGGAAAAAGATGCCAGTTTACTGAAGGAG GCTAGCTTTGAGGAGAAAATCATGCAATCGCAAAAAGAAATTAGCAGTCTCAGGAGGCAAGAG GCTAACCAAGTAGAAAAGATACGAGAATTACATATGGAGAAGGATGTTTACTTGCAGAAAGAG GCTGAGTTTGAGATGAAGAATTCCCAATTACAAAGTGAAAAGGATTCCTGGCTTCAAAAGGAG GCTGGCTTAGAGAAAAGAAATAATGAGTTGGTGGATGAAGTGGAGAAATTGAATTCAAAGAGG GTTGGCTTGGAGGAAAGAATCAGTCTTATGGTGGGTGAAGTGGAAAATTTGAATTCAGTGAGG GTGAGCTTGGAGGAAAAAGTAAAAGAGATGGAGAAGGAAAGAGATAACTGGATCCAAAAGGAG AAGTCATTCAGAGAAATAATTTCCAGCCTGAGTGGTGATAATGCACTCTTAGAGGCGCAG GTGAAGGAGTTCGAAGAGCTGAGGACCAATATTGTACAAGAAAATCAGTTACTGAAAGAAAATGTACAAGTTCTGCAGACGCAAGTCTCTAACCTTGAGAAGAGTGCTGCACTTCCTTATTCACCAACTGGGAGCAAAATG AATACTCCTGAAAATGGGGATCCGAATTCTGAAGGAGTTGCTACCCAAGCATTGGTGGACAAATTGGTTGATAAAAATGCGGAGCTCGTGGAAAAG GTGAACAAGTTATATGTGGAGCTCGAACGAAGAGGTCCCCCAATGGAGGTATCTTCATTTTTAGGCTCTGATATAATTACCAGAAGCTCTGAGGCAGCTCGTGTTGCCAATGAATCAGCCCTTGGGTCACATAAAATGCCTGGAGCTGTTCAGGAGCATGAAGTTGATTATGCTACAGAGCCAAAATCTAAGCCCAGTAAAGCAGTATTGCAGTCAGGTGAGACGCTGCAATCTCCAAAAGACGCCATCGACAAAGCTGCGAGCGATCATGAGCATGTGACTAAGATAGATAGCAGAATTGATGTAAATTCATCAGAAATCGAGTCTGATGAAATAGTGCAGATACCTTTAGACGAGAATGAAGTTCAGTCAGCAGATTTGGAGGCCGCAAATGTGGATCACGGTGAGGAGGAGGTTCCCCTCTCTAATGCACCGTTAATTGGTGCTCCGTTCCGTTTGATATCCTTTTTTGCTAGATACGTGAGTGGTGCTGATTTGGTTAATAAGAACACAACCTCAAACTGA
- the LOC132631175 gene encoding uncharacterized protein LOC132631175 isoform X3 → MEEEKKKRKNKKKKNKQTKGIENNAVGAEESASSNQNHAAEIRGSESHTDGTSGIDEDFNRHDTDGAKVATFEEKIKQLQQDKVVHMQKEAIFEEKLKQLAQEKDASLLKEASFEEKIMQSQKEISSLRRQEANQVEKIRELHMEKDVYLQKEAEFEMKNSQLQSEKDSWLQKEAGLEKRNNELVDEVEKLNSKRVSLEKKVKEMEKETENRVQKEVGLEERISLMVGEVENLNSVRVSLEEKVKEMEKERDNWIQKEKSFREIISSLSGDNALLEAQVKEFEELRTNIVQENQLLKENVQVLQTQVSNLEKSAALPYSPTGSKMNTPENGDPNSEGVATQALVDKLVDKNAELVEKVNKLYVELERRGPPMEVSSFLGSDIITRSSEAARVANESALGSHKMPGAVQEHEVDYATEPKSKPSKAVLQSGETLQSPKDAIDKAASDHEHVTKIDSRIDVNSSEIESDEIVQIPLDENEVQSADLEAANVDHGEEEVPLSNAPLIGAPFRLISFFARYVSGADLVNKNTTSN, encoded by the exons AtggaagaagagaagaagaagaggaagaacaaaaaaaagaagaataaacaAACCAAGGGGATAGAAAATAATGCCGTTGGTGCAGAAGAATCAGCTTCCTCCAATCAAAACCATGCTGCTGAAATACGTGGCTCTGAATCACATACTGATGGTACTTCGGGAATAGATGAGGATTTTAATAGACATGATACTGATGGTGCCAAAGTC GCCACCTTTGAAGAGAAGATTAAACAATTACAGCAAGACAAAGTGGTACATATGCAAAAGGAG GCTATCTTCGAGGAGAAACTTAAACAATTAGCACAGGAAAAAGATGCCAGTTTACTGAAGGAG GCTAGCTTTGAGGAGAAAATCATGCAATCGCAAAAAGAAATTAGCAGTCTCAGGAGGCAAGAG GCTAACCAAGTAGAAAAGATACGAGAATTACATATGGAGAAGGATGTTTACTTGCAGAAAGAG GCTGAGTTTGAGATGAAGAATTCCCAATTACAAAGTGAAAAGGATTCCTGGCTTCAAAAGGAG GCTGGCTTAGAGAAAAGAAATAATGAGTTGGTGGATGAAGTGGAGAAATTGAATTCAAAGAGG GTCAGTTTGGAGAAAAAAGTAAAAGAGATGGAGAAGGAAACAGAAAACAGGGTCCAGAAGGAG GTTGGCTTGGAGGAAAGAATCAGTCTTATGGTGGGTGAAGTGGAAAATTTGAATTCAGTGAGG GTGAGCTTGGAGGAAAAAGTAAAAGAGATGGAGAAGGAAAGAGATAACTGGATCCAAAAGGAG AAGTCATTCAGAGAAATAATTTCCAGCCTGAGTGGTGATAATGCACTCTTAGAGGCGCAG GTGAAGGAGTTCGAAGAGCTGAGGACCAATATTGTACAAGAAAATCAGTTACTGAAAGAAAATGTACAAGTTCTGCAGACGCAAGTCTCTAACCTTGAGAAGAGTGCTGCACTTCCTTATTCACCAACTGGGAGCAAAATG AATACTCCTGAAAATGGGGATCCGAATTCTGAAGGAGTTGCTACCCAAGCATTGGTGGACAAATTGGTTGATAAAAATGCGGAGCTCGTGGAAAAG GTGAACAAGTTATATGTGGAGCTCGAACGAAGAGGTCCCCCAATGGAGGTATCTTCATTTTTAGGCTCTGATATAATTACCAGAAGCTCTGAGGCAGCTCGTGTTGCCAATGAATCAGCCCTTGGGTCACATAAAATGCCTGGAGCTGTTCAGGAGCATGAAGTTGATTATGCTACAGAGCCAAAATCTAAGCCCAGTAAAGCAGTATTGCAGTCAGGTGAGACGCTGCAATCTCCAAAAGACGCCATCGACAAAGCTGCGAGCGATCATGAGCATGTGACTAAGATAGATAGCAGAATTGATGTAAATTCATCAGAAATCGAGTCTGATGAAATAGTGCAGATACCTTTAGACGAGAATGAAGTTCAGTCAGCAGATTTGGAGGCCGCAAATGTGGATCACGGTGAGGAGGAGGTTCCCCTCTCTAATGCACCGTTAATTGGTGCTCCGTTCCGTTTGATATCCTTTTTTGCTAGATACGTGAGTGGTGCTGATTTGGTTAATAAGAACACAACCTCAAACTGA